From the genome of Candidatus Krumholzibacteriia bacterium, one region includes:
- a CDS encoding bifunctional aldolase/short-chain dehydrogenase — translation MRSQWEEADAPAAGDDALALRVYTSRLIGSESSLVLHGGGNTSVKAAAPDVFGDPQDAIWVKGSGWDLATIERGGFAPLRLEGVRRMAELTALTDTRMVTMLRALLLDPGAPTPSVEAILHAIIPFAFVDHTHADAVVTITNSPNGVERIGEIYGNRIFIVPYVMPGFVLAREVFDMTRDVDWAEMEGIILLNHGVFTFGDDARTSYERMIQLVTEAEDYLDVHAPWEEAGEAPHQLNAADLRVLARARRAVSRAAGTPMVARADTSASNVAFSSRQDAADIATRGPLTPDHVIRTRRTPVVLDGEADPADAVAAFAQAYRAYFDANTSGSLQALDPAPRWALWKERGTVTFAASYGDAAVAADIVAHTLPAIERAEMLGGWEALPEDDIFEVEYWELEQAKFSRAPARGEFAGRVALVTGAAGGIGRACAEAFLAAGACVVALDRSESVEARWDDPRVLACVCDVTDPEAVEAAIHDGVRRFGGIDCLVSNAGIFPASSRIAELPRERWNESVAVNLDAHLGLLQKALPFLESGIDPAIVIVGSKNVPAPGRGAAAYSVAKAGLTQLARVAAMEFAPAGIRVNVLHPNDVFDTGIWTTEVLAARAAENGMDVESYRRRNLLGVEVASGDVAALAVALCGRLFSRTTGAQIPVDGGNDRVL, via the coding sequence TTGAGAAGCCAGTGGGAAGAAGCCGACGCGCCCGCCGCCGGCGATGATGCGCTCGCGCTCCGCGTCTACACGTCCCGTTTGATCGGCAGCGAATCGTCCCTGGTTCTGCACGGCGGTGGCAATACCTCGGTGAAGGCCGCGGCGCCGGACGTGTTTGGCGACCCGCAGGACGCCATCTGGGTGAAGGGAAGCGGCTGGGACCTGGCCACCATCGAACGCGGTGGCTTTGCGCCCCTGCGTCTCGAGGGCGTGCGCCGCATGGCGGAACTCACCGCCCTCACCGACACGCGCATGGTTACCATGCTGCGCGCGCTGCTGCTCGACCCGGGGGCGCCCACACCGTCGGTCGAAGCCATTCTCCACGCCATCATTCCGTTCGCCTTCGTCGATCACACCCATGCCGACGCCGTCGTCACCATCACCAACTCGCCCAACGGGGTGGAGCGCATCGGCGAGATCTACGGCAACCGCATCTTCATCGTGCCCTACGTCATGCCCGGCTTCGTGCTGGCGCGTGAGGTCTTCGACATGACGCGCGACGTGGACTGGGCGGAGATGGAGGGCATCATCCTGCTCAACCACGGGGTGTTCACCTTCGGGGACGACGCGCGCACCAGCTACGAGCGCATGATCCAACTGGTGACGGAGGCCGAGGACTACCTGGACGTGCACGCGCCGTGGGAGGAAGCCGGGGAGGCGCCACACCAACTGAACGCCGCGGACCTGCGCGTACTGGCTCGGGCCCGCCGTGCGGTATCGCGCGCTGCCGGCACGCCGATGGTGGCGCGTGCCGACACCTCCGCCTCGAACGTTGCCTTCTCGAGCCGGCAGGACGCCGCCGACATCGCGACGCGGGGTCCGCTCACCCCCGATCACGTGATCCGCACCCGCCGCACCCCGGTGGTACTCGACGGTGAGGCCGACCCGGCGGACGCCGTCGCGGCGTTCGCGCAGGCGTACCGCGCGTACTTCGACGCCAACACCAGCGGCTCGCTGCAGGCGCTGGACCCGGCGCCGCGATGGGCACTGTGGAAGGAGCGGGGCACCGTCACCTTCGCCGCGTCGTACGGTGACGCGGCGGTGGCGGCGGACATCGTGGCGCACACGCTGCCCGCCATCGAACGAGCGGAGATGCTCGGTGGCTGGGAAGCGCTGCCGGAAGACGACATCTTCGAGGTCGAATACTGGGAACTCGAACAGGCCAAGTTTTCACGCGCCCCCGCGCGTGGCGAGTTTGCCGGACGCGTGGCGCTGGTGACCGGTGCGGCGGGCGGGATCGGGCGCGCGTGTGCGGAGGCATTCCTGGCGGCGGGAGCGTGCGTGGTGGCGCTGGATCGAAGCGAATCGGTGGAAGCGCGTTGGGACGATCCCCGCGTTCTCGCGTGCGTGTGCGACGTGACCGATCCCGAAGCGGTCGAGGCCGCGATCCACGATGGCGTGCGCCGTTTCGGGGGGATCGACTGTCTGGTGAGCAACGCGGGAATCTTTCCCGCCTCGTCGCGCATCGCGGAACTGCCCCGCGAACGGTGGAACGAGAGTGTCGCCGTGAACCTGGACGCCCACCTCGGCCTCCTGCAGAAGGCGCTGCCATTCCTGGAATCGGGCATCGATCCTGCAATCGTGATCGTGGGCTCGAAGAACGTGCCCGCGCCGGGACGGGGCGCCGCCGCCTATTCCGTTGCCAAGGCGGGTCTTACCCAGCTGGCCCGGGTGGCGGCGATGGAGTTCGCCCCCGCCGGCATCCGGGTGAATGTGCTTCACCCCAACGATGTGTTCGACACCGGCATATGGACCACGGAGGTGCTGGCAGCCCGTGCGGCCGAGAACGGAATGGACGTGGAATCGTACCGGCGCCGCAACCTGCTCGGCGTGGAGGTGGCGTCGGGCGATGTCGCGGCCCTCGCCGTCGCCCTGTGCGGCCGCCTGTTCTCGCGCACGACCGGCGCCCAGATTCCCGTGGATGGCGGAAACGACCGCGTCCTGTAG
- a CDS encoding FG-GAP-like repeat-containing protein, which produces MRRWTCTPWVGALLVVAAAGAAFATPPSVTAVYPVPQRVDVPANTVIRVDFDRAIDPATVDGISFRVYGRWSGPASGVTTVNGARIEFTPSVPFFAGEWVTVNVSRGVENPSGEPMARGYAWNFWIKTAPGDLDLTYGGRVPCRQGGESWVQVYGAYAGDLNNDGWTDLSAPCEQTHDVRVFMNNGAGGYTSFTARPVPGGLVPSPNEGADFDHDGEIDLVVGNTGNSTVSVMFGDGTGDFPASATYTAGNSVRGVGVLDLNGDGWDDIVTANRFASTVSILLNNGDGTFASAVAREAGANEFSIAVADANNDGLQDVFVGCFSSPYNIVVMLSDGNGDLAAQTPTAGGGQPWQMVVGDFNGDGNVDAAICNTNQSRLAVLLGDGAGGLAAPYYKTVGLFPLAIDTGDIDGDGDLELVTSNYTAGTWTLYENTGATFANARTLLASTAGSCALLHDRDNDGDLDLSGLDEIDDWIYLYDNDVPATAVTTAPRAALLSLENSPNPFNPATEIRFELTRAADATLAIFDASGAHVVTLRRGALPAGAHRVRWNGADARGERVGSGVYFCRLDAGAEVLTRKLVLLK; this is translated from the coding sequence ATGAGACGCTGGACATGCACCCCGTGGGTGGGCGCGCTGCTGGTCGTTGCGGCCGCCGGAGCCGCCTTCGCCACCCCACCATCGGTTACCGCTGTTTACCCCGTGCCCCAGCGCGTGGACGTTCCCGCCAACACGGTGATCCGCGTTGATTTCGACCGCGCCATCGATCCCGCCACCGTCGACGGCATTTCCTTCCGCGTCTACGGGCGCTGGTCGGGTCCGGCCAGCGGTGTTACCACCGTAAACGGAGCCCGCATCGAATTCACGCCCAGCGTGCCGTTCTTCGCGGGCGAATGGGTGACGGTCAACGTGAGCCGCGGCGTCGAGAACCCGTCCGGCGAACCGATGGCCCGGGGCTACGCGTGGAACTTCTGGATCAAGACCGCCCCCGGCGATCTCGATTTGACCTACGGCGGACGGGTGCCCTGCCGCCAGGGGGGGGAGTCGTGGGTGCAGGTCTACGGCGCGTACGCCGGCGATCTCAACAACGACGGGTGGACCGACCTCTCCGCGCCGTGCGAACAGACCCACGACGTGCGCGTTTTCATGAATAACGGCGCCGGCGGGTACACGTCGTTCACCGCCAGGCCCGTGCCCGGCGGCCTGGTTCCGAGTCCCAACGAGGGCGCCGACTTCGACCACGACGGTGAGATCGATCTGGTGGTTGGAAACACCGGCAACAGCACGGTCAGCGTGATGTTCGGCGACGGAACCGGCGACTTCCCGGCCTCGGCGACCTACACGGCCGGCAACAGCGTGCGCGGTGTGGGCGTGCTGGATCTCAACGGCGACGGGTGGGACGACATCGTCACCGCCAACCGCTTCGCGAGCACGGTGAGCATCCTGCTCAACAACGGCGATGGCACCTTCGCGAGCGCGGTGGCGCGCGAGGCCGGCGCCAATGAGTTCTCCATCGCGGTGGCCGATGCCAACAACGACGGCCTGCAGGACGTGTTCGTGGGCTGTTTCTCGTCTCCCTACAACATCGTGGTGATGTTGAGCGACGGCAACGGCGACCTGGCGGCGCAGACGCCCACCGCCGGCGGCGGGCAGCCCTGGCAGATGGTGGTGGGGGACTTCAACGGCGACGGCAACGTCGACGCCGCCATCTGCAACACCAACCAGAGCCGGCTTGCGGTGCTGCTGGGCGACGGCGCGGGCGGGCTGGCGGCGCCGTACTACAAGACGGTGGGGTTGTTCCCGCTGGCGATCGACACCGGCGACATCGACGGCGACGGCGACCTCGAGCTGGTGACGAGCAACTACACGGCCGGCACGTGGACGCTGTACGAGAACACCGGCGCCACCTTCGCCAATGCGCGCACGCTGCTGGCCAGCACCGCGGGTTCGTGCGCGTTGCTGCACGACCGCGACAACGACGGCGACCTCGACCTCAGCGGGCTGGATGAGATCGACGACTGGATCTACCTCTACGACAACGACGTTCCCGCCACCGCGGTGACGACCGCGCCCCGCGCGGCGCTGCTGTCGCTGGAGAACAGCCCCAACCCCTTCAATCCGGCCACCGAAATCCGCTTCGAACTGACCCGGGCCGCCGACGCGACGCTGGCGATCTTCGACGCATCCGGCGCGCACGTCGTTACCCTGCGGCGGGGGGCGCTGCCCGCGGGCGCACACCGCGTGCGCTGGAACGGCGCCGATGCGCGCGGCGAGCGGGTGGGCTCGGGGGTGTACTTCTGCCGCCTCGATGCCGGCGCCGAGGTTCTGACCCGAAAGTTGGTGCTTCTCAAGTAG
- a CDS encoding 4-hydroxy-3-methylbut-2-enyl diphosphate reductase: MARRFETPDAYHGGIITRVKHARQDVDPRKHDLAPAVLDFGPVRVVLARHFGFCYGVENAVEIAYRTLAEHRDRRVFFLSEMIHNPTVNGDLRERGVRFLFTPSGEQLVPWEELTPDDIVVVPAFGTTLEMQEKLSALGIDPYRYNTTCPFVEKVWKRSAQLGGERFAVVVHGKDTHEETRATFSHSRRAAPTVVVRDHAESVLLGDVIRGTRSRADFDRCFGHKCTPGFDPETDLVRLGVVNQTTMLATETHEIARELRRALAERYGEDAIADHFADTSDTLCYATYENQNATYALIEHGADLALVVGGYNSSNTSHIVELCQKAMPTYFVQGEAELVSSTRMRHFSLESRSERVTDGWMPDRRPLDVVLTCGASCPDAILDAVLRRLLSFFEDVRDIETVLAPYPALVPETGR, encoded by the coding sequence ATGGCACGCCGCTTCGAAACGCCCGACGCATACCACGGTGGCATCATCACGCGGGTGAAGCACGCGCGCCAGGACGTGGATCCGCGCAAGCACGACCTTGCCCCGGCGGTGCTCGATTTCGGGCCGGTGCGCGTGGTGCTGGCGCGCCATTTCGGCTTCTGCTACGGCGTGGAGAACGCGGTGGAAATTGCGTATCGCACGCTGGCCGAGCATCGGGACCGGCGCGTGTTCTTTCTCTCCGAGATGATCCACAACCCCACCGTGAACGGTGACCTGCGCGAGCGAGGCGTTCGTTTTCTCTTTACGCCGTCGGGCGAGCAGTTGGTGCCGTGGGAGGAGCTCACCCCGGACGACATCGTCGTGGTGCCGGCGTTCGGCACCACCCTGGAGATGCAGGAGAAGCTCTCCGCGCTCGGCATCGACCCGTACCGCTACAACACCACCTGTCCCTTCGTGGAGAAGGTGTGGAAGCGCAGCGCCCAGCTGGGTGGAGAGCGTTTCGCGGTGGTGGTGCACGGCAAGGATACCCACGAGGAAACCCGCGCCACCTTCTCCCACAGCCGCCGCGCCGCGCCCACCGTGGTGGTACGCGACCACGCCGAGTCGGTGTTGCTGGGCGACGTGATTCGCGGAACGCGGTCCCGCGCCGACTTCGATCGCTGCTTCGGGCACAAGTGCACGCCGGGCTTCGACCCGGAGACCGACCTGGTGCGCCTGGGGGTGGTCAACCAGACCACCATGCTCGCCACCGAGACGCACGAGATCGCGCGCGAGCTGCGGCGCGCGCTGGCCGAGCGCTACGGAGAGGACGCCATCGCCGATCACTTCGCCGACACGTCCGACACACTGTGCTACGCCACCTACGAAAACCAGAACGCCACCTACGCGTTGATCGAGCACGGCGCGGATCTCGCCCTGGTGGTGGGTGGATACAACTCGTCCAATACCTCACACATCGTCGAGCTGTGTCAGAAGGCGATGCCGACGTACTTCGTGCAGGGGGAGGCCGAGCTGGTATCCAGCACGCGGATGCGGCACTTCTCGCTGGAATCGCGCAGCGAACGCGTCACCGACGGCTGGATGCCCGATCGGCGGCCGCTGGACGTGGTGCTGACGTGCGGGGCATCGTGCCCCGACGCCATCCTGGACGCGGTGCTGCGGCGCCTGCTTTCGTTTTTTGAAGACGTACGGGATATCGAAACCGTGCTGGCGCCCTACCCGGCGCTGGTGCCCGAAACCGGGAGATGA
- a CDS encoding thioredoxin family protein, which translates to MVQTPSTMLPLGTPAPDFTLPEPAAGATRSLADFKAPTLVVMFICNHCPFVIHVKDEITRLAHDYAARGVDFVAINANDVDAYPQDGPDAMAALVREAGWAFPFLLDGTQAVARAYHAACTPDFFVFDAERKLRYRGQLDDSRPSNGRPVTGADLRAAIDAVVAGRPAPEPQRPSIGCNIKWKPGNEPDYFTTFIAARKSG; encoded by the coding sequence ATGGTCCAGACGCCCTCCACCATGTTGCCCCTGGGCACGCCCGCGCCCGATTTCACGCTTCCCGAGCCCGCCGCCGGCGCGACGCGCTCCCTTGCGGACTTCAAGGCGCCCACGCTGGTGGTCATGTTCATCTGCAACCACTGTCCCTTCGTGATCCACGTCAAGGACGAGATCACCCGCCTCGCGCACGACTATGCGGCGCGCGGCGTCGACTTCGTCGCCATCAACGCCAATGATGTCGACGCCTACCCGCAGGACGGGCCGGATGCGATGGCGGCGCTGGTGCGGGAAGCCGGGTGGGCGTTTCCCTTCCTGCTCGACGGGACGCAGGCGGTGGCGCGTGCGTACCACGCGGCCTGCACGCCGGACTTCTTCGTGTTCGACGCCGAACGGAAGCTGCGCTACCGCGGCCAGCTGGACGACAGCCGTCCCTCCAACGGCCGCCCCGTCACCGGCGCGGACCTGCGCGCCGCCATTGACGCGGTCGTGGCGGGCAGGCCGGCGCCGGAACCGCAGCGGCCCAGCATCGGCTGCAACATCAAGTGGAAGCCGGGCAACGAGCCGGACTACTTCACCACCTTCATCGCCGCGCGCAAGTCCGGCTAG
- a CDS encoding nuclear transport factor 2 family protein encodes MRTMWAALLVLSMGVTTAPAARADAPSGKAAIAAVEELEHARQHAMVSVDAEVLSGIFADDMTYIHSTGLAQTRDDLMEMLSRGDIQYVAFKVESVSYHVYGATVVGTGVQAIELTSSGKAFISRSRYVVVYVPVQGQHRLVSYQSTTMPEIVMQETVGDRKAP; translated from the coding sequence ATGCGAACGATGTGGGCGGCACTTCTGGTTCTGAGTATGGGCGTCACCACCGCACCGGCCGCGAGGGCCGACGCTCCCTCGGGGAAGGCGGCCATTGCGGCGGTGGAGGAACTCGAGCACGCACGCCAGCACGCGATGGTGTCGGTGGACGCGGAGGTTCTTTCGGGGATCTTCGCCGACGACATGACGTACATCCACTCCACCGGTCTTGCGCAGACGCGCGATGACCTGATGGAAATGCTGTCGCGAGGCGACATCCAGTACGTGGCGTTCAAGGTGGAGTCTGTCTCCTACCACGTGTACGGGGCCACGGTGGTGGGGACCGGTGTCCAGGCCATTGAGCTGACCTCGTCGGGCAAGGCGTTCATTTCGCGCAGCCGTTACGTGGTGGTCTACGTCCCCGTGCAGGGGCAGCACCGCCTGGTGTCATACCAGTCAACCACCATGCCGGAGATCGTGATGCAGGAGACGGTGGGGGATCGCAAGGCGCCTTGA
- the deoC gene encoding deoxyribose-phosphate aldolase — protein sequence MDRRALAALIDHTCLAPGAGAGDIDAACDTALAFGMRVCVAPVWVPRARARVRDAVGVVTVAGFPHGNTTTAAKCAEARDALLAGASEVDMVMHIGALKDGDEGAVGADIQAVAVVVHRNSGCLLKVIIETALLSPEEILLACRLSVAGGADLVKTSTGFAAAGATVENVRLMRRALPDGVGIKAAGGIRDYAAAVAMIDAGATRIGASASAEILRGAPKT from the coding sequence ATGGACCGCCGGGCGCTTGCGGCGTTGATCGATCATACCTGCCTCGCTCCCGGCGCGGGCGCGGGGGACATCGACGCGGCCTGCGATACCGCGCTCGCGTTCGGCATGCGGGTCTGCGTGGCGCCGGTGTGGGTGCCGCGGGCGCGGGCCCGGGTGCGGGACGCGGTGGGCGTGGTGACGGTGGCCGGCTTTCCCCACGGCAACACCACCACGGCGGCCAAGTGTGCGGAGGCGCGCGACGCGCTGCTGGCCGGCGCATCCGAAGTGGACATGGTGATGCATATCGGGGCGCTCAAGGATGGCGATGAAGGCGCGGTGGGCGCGGACATCCAGGCGGTGGCGGTGGTGGTGCACCGTAATAGCGGATGTCTGCTCAAGGTGATCATCGAAACGGCGTTGCTCTCGCCGGAGGAGATCCTGCTTGCTTGCCGGCTCTCGGTTGCAGGCGGCGCGGATCTGGTGAAGACCTCGACCGGGTTCGCGGCCGCCGGTGCCACGGTTGAGAACGTGCGCCTGATGCGACGGGCGCTTCCGGACGGAGTCGGGATCAAGGCGGCGGGCGGGATTCGTGACTACGCGGCCGCGGTGGCCATGATCGATGCGGGTGCGACGCGCATCGGCGCGAGTGCTTCGGCGGAGATCCTGCGCGGGGCGCCGAAAACCTGA
- a CDS encoding cytochrome-c peroxidase produces MTNRRLMIWACAMLVIASCTGGDDGVTPPVESECPPATPLVIDLPANFPELPNPKDNPLTVEGVALGRRLFYDPILSGDSSQACAQCHIQQNAFGDTRRFSEGIHGVFGSRHAPTIVNPAWVSEMFWDGRAAGLEGQAREPVPNPIEMDLPWPDAIARLENHAEYPGLFCAAFGDSRISQDRVVKAIAQFERTFISANSKYDRVRRGEDVFTPVEQMGYDIFRTERGDCFHCHDELFFATSTFHNTGLDSIVADDGRYDVTGDPADIGKFKSATLRNIEVSSPYMHDGRFATLEEVIAHYNMGFHDGDDVDPLIRARLTRPPMRPGEIDTLIVFLQTLTDPDFLFNPDLSNPFLAPVATPVTNGR; encoded by the coding sequence ATGACGAATAGACGACTGATGATCTGGGCGTGCGCGATGCTGGTCATTGCATCGTGTACCGGCGGCGACGACGGGGTCACCCCCCCGGTCGAATCCGAGTGCCCTCCGGCCACGCCGCTGGTCATCGATCTGCCGGCGAACTTTCCCGAACTGCCCAATCCGAAGGACAACCCGCTGACGGTAGAAGGGGTCGCGCTGGGGCGGCGGCTCTTCTACGATCCCATCCTTTCCGGCGACAGCAGTCAGGCCTGCGCGCAGTGCCACATCCAGCAGAACGCGTTTGGCGACACCCGCCGTTTCAGCGAGGGGATTCACGGCGTATTTGGCAGCCGTCACGCGCCCACCATCGTCAATCCGGCGTGGGTATCCGAGATGTTCTGGGACGGGCGCGCGGCCGGCCTGGAGGGCCAGGCGCGCGAGCCGGTCCCCAATCCGATCGAGATGGACCTGCCCTGGCCCGACGCCATTGCGCGCCTCGAGAACCATGCCGAGTACCCCGGCCTGTTCTGTGCCGCCTTCGGCGACAGCCGCATCAGCCAGGACCGGGTGGTGAAGGCCATCGCCCAGTTCGAGCGGACGTTCATCTCCGCGAATTCCAAGTATGACCGTGTGCGCCGCGGCGAGGACGTGTTCACGCCGGTCGAGCAGATGGGGTACGACATCTTTCGCACCGAGCGCGGGGACTGTTTCCATTGTCACGACGAGTTGTTCTTTGCCACCAGCACTTTCCACAACACGGGGCTGGATTCCATCGTGGCCGACGACGGCCGTTACGACGTCACCGGTGATCCCGCCGACATCGGCAAGTTCAAGTCCGCCACACTGCGCAACATCGAGGTGTCGTCGCCCTACATGCACGACGGCCGCTTTGCCACCCTGGAGGAAGTGATCGCCCACTACAACATGGGGTTCCACGATGGGGACGACGTTGACCCGCTCATTCGCGCGCGGCTCACCCGCCCACCGATGAGGCCGGGGGAGATCGACACGCTGATCGTCTTCCTGCAAACCCTGACCGACCCGGACTTCCTGTTCAATCCGGATCTGTCCAATCCGTTTCTGGCGCCGGTTGCCACGCCCGTCACAAACGGGCGATAA
- a CDS encoding DUF2269 domain-containing protein → MNTNRILIVGVIIAIALSLPFYGYRWNLFMHIFGAVLFMGNIMVTAAWASMARRAKHTEALRLGVRGIVVTDTIFTMPGVLLLVLNGGILGTPFFKAHAMWLFVSIGLFVVSGIIWGAILVPLQRRMSALMKATPPGSAVPPQVDGLLALWFRWGGIATLLPLVTLILMVAKPDLR, encoded by the coding sequence GTGAATACCAATCGTATCCTGATCGTGGGCGTGATCATCGCGATCGCGCTTTCGCTTCCGTTCTACGGCTACCGCTGGAACCTCTTCATGCACATCTTCGGTGCCGTGCTCTTCATGGGCAACATCATGGTGACCGCGGCGTGGGCCAGCATGGCCCGGCGCGCGAAGCACACCGAGGCGTTGCGCCTCGGCGTGCGCGGCATCGTCGTGACGGACACCATCTTCACCATGCCGGGCGTGCTGCTGCTGGTTCTCAACGGTGGCATCCTGGGCACGCCGTTCTTCAAGGCGCACGCGATGTGGCTGTTCGTCTCCATCGGCCTGTTCGTTGTCAGCGGCATCATCTGGGGCGCCATCCTCGTCCCGTTGCAGCGCCGCATGTCGGCGCTGATGAAGGCCACCCCGCCGGGGTCCGCGGTGCCCCCACAGGTGGACGGTCTGCTCGCGCTCTGGTTCCGCTGGGGTGGCATTGCGACGCTCCTGCCGCTGGTCACACTCATCCTCATGGTGGCCAAGCCGGATCTGCGCTGA
- a CDS encoding CBS domain-containing protein: MITVRDVLDSKGRQVWSVSPGDSVFQALELMSTRHAGALMVVENEKLVGVISERDYARKVVLAGKNSRQTAVGDIMTSKVYYVSPDHRIEECMALMTSKSVRHLPVLQDGRLDGVISIGDVVKAVISHQEFIIEQLEHFIAGR; encoded by the coding sequence TGGTCGGTGTCGCCGGGTGACAGCGTGTTTCAGGCGCTGGAACTGATGTCGACTCGTCACGCGGGCGCGCTCATGGTGGTCGAGAATGAGAAACTGGTGGGTGTGATTTCCGAGCGTGACTACGCGCGCAAGGTGGTGCTCGCCGGCAAGAACTCGCGCCAGACGGCGGTGGGCGACATCATGACCTCCAAGGTGTACTACGTGTCCCCTGACCACCGCATCGAGGAGTGCATGGCGCTGATGACCAGCAAGAGTGTGCGCCACCTTCCGGTTCTGCAGGACGGACGCCTGGACGGCGTGATTTCCATTGGCGATGTCGTCAAGGCGGTCATCTCCCACCAGGAGTTCATCATCGAACAGCTGGAGCACTTCATCGCGGGGCGCTGA